A genome region from Psychrilyobacter piezotolerans includes the following:
- the fusA gene encoding elongation factor G, with amino-acid sequence MKNYDIDKIRNIIFLGHSGSGKTSIVEALLNVAGITNRMGNIEEGNTVSDFEKEEIHRGFSINTSVIPIEYRGNKYNILDTPGHFDFKGEVSAALRVAGGAVLVVDATSGIEVGTEKANKILEEKKIPRVIFINKMDKGFIQYTKILEELKDTFGKKIAPFCVPIGEKERFEGFINVVDLKGRRFDGKTCVDSEIPEGMQISSIRDMLLEAVAESNEELMEKFFNGEEFTHEEIHTGLHTGIVNGDIIPVLVGSAVNSIGIHTLFDTFLNYMPTPNEMQDGERIGEDPKTSEVKIKKVDAEETFSAIVFKTIVDPFVGRISLFKVNSGVLKKDTEIFNANKNKKEKISHLFYLRGITQIDSDEIRAGDIGGTTKLQHTQTGDTLCDLKDPILYPAIDFPEPCLYLAVEPLNKSDDEKISILLQKLTDEDPTFQVQRNYETKQLLIGGQGEKHLKVIIHKLQNKFGVNSVISEPKISYRETIKGTIEVQGKHKKQTGGSGQYGDVHIRFEPSNEKFEFVDKVKGGTVPKQYIPAVEKGIVEASQNGILAGYPLINFKATLLDGSYHSVDSNELSFKMAAMLAYRLGVPKAKPVILEPIMKVEVLVPDDYLGDVIGDLNKRRGKILGIVPFGDQQKISVDAPQREMLKYTTDLRALTQARGEFTLEFKNFEELPEKISEKIILENKE; translated from the coding sequence ATGAAAAATTATGATATTGATAAGATAAGAAATATTATATTTTTAGGGCATAGTGGTAGTGGTAAAACCAGTATTGTAGAAGCTCTTTTAAATGTAGCCGGGATCACCAATAGGATGGGAAATATTGAGGAGGGGAACACTGTTTCGGATTTTGAAAAGGAGGAGATCCACAGGGGGTTCTCCATAAATACTTCTGTTATCCCCATAGAATACCGTGGGAATAAATACAATATCTTGGATACGCCTGGTCACTTTGATTTTAAAGGAGAGGTCAGTGCTGCACTTAGGGTAGCCGGTGGAGCGGTTCTTGTGGTGGATGCTACTTCTGGCATTGAAGTGGGAACCGAAAAAGCTAATAAAATATTGGAAGAGAAAAAAATTCCAAGGGTTATCTTTATAAACAAGATGGATAAGGGATTTATTCAATATACTAAAATATTGGAGGAGTTAAAGGACACTTTTGGAAAGAAAATAGCACCATTTTGTGTTCCTATAGGTGAGAAGGAGAGATTTGAAGGATTTATAAATGTAGTGGATCTAAAGGGCAGAAGGTTCGATGGGAAAACCTGTGTAGATTCAGAAATTCCTGAAGGGATGCAGATTTCTTCCATCAGGGATATGCTGTTAGAAGCTGTAGCTGAATCCAACGAAGAATTAATGGAAAAATTCTTTAATGGGGAGGAATTTACCCATGAAGAGATCCATACCGGTCTTCACACTGGAATTGTAAACGGAGATATAATACCGGTGTTGGTAGGATCAGCTGTCAACTCCATCGGGATCCATACTTTATTTGATACATTTTTAAACTATATGCCAACTCCAAATGAGATGCAGGACGGCGAGAGAATAGGAGAAGATCCCAAGACGTCTGAAGTTAAAATTAAAAAAGTGGATGCTGAAGAGACTTTTTCCGCCATTGTATTCAAGACAATTGTAGACCCCTTTGTAGGAAGGATATCGTTATTTAAGGTAAACTCCGGAGTTTTAAAAAAAGACACAGAAATTTTTAATGCAAATAAGAATAAGAAAGAAAAAATATCTCATTTATTCTATCTCAGGGGGATAACTCAAATAGATAGTGATGAGATAAGGGCTGGAGATATTGGCGGGACTACTAAACTGCAGCATACTCAAACAGGGGATACTCTCTGTGATCTAAAAGATCCGATACTTTATCCGGCTATTGATTTTCCTGAACCCTGCCTATACCTGGCAGTAGAGCCACTCAACAAAAGCGATGATGAAAAGATAAGTATCCTTCTGCAAAAATTGACTGATGAAGATCCGACTTTTCAAGTCCAGAGAAACTATGAGACTAAACAGCTGTTAATAGGAGGTCAGGGAGAGAAGCATCTGAAGGTTATAATCCACAAGCTGCAAAATAAATTTGGAGTCAACAGTGTCATATCTGAGCCCAAGATAAGTTACAGGGAGACTATAAAAGGTACCATAGAGGTTCAGGGGAAGCATAAAAAACAGACTGGCGGATCGGGTCAATATGGAGATGTACACATAAGATTCGAGCCCAGTAATGAAAAGTTTGAATTTGTGGATAAAGTCAAGGGGGGAACGGTTCCAAAGCAGTATATACCAGCGGTGGAAAAAGGCATAGTTGAAGCAAGCCAGAATGGGATTTTAGCAGGATATCCACTGATTAATTTTAAAGCTACCCTTTTGGACGGATCTTACCATTCTGTAGACTCAAATGAACTTTCTTTTAAAATGGCAGCAATGCTTGCCTATAGACTGGGAGTCCCTAAAGCTAAACCTGTAATTTTAGAGCCCATAATGAAGGTAGAGGTTTTGGTTCCCGATGATTATTTGGGAGATGTAATAGGTGATTTAAATAAAAGAAGGGGTAAAATTTTGGGGATAGTACCATTTGGAGACCAGCAGAAGATAAGTGTAGATGCTCCTCAGAGGGAGATGTTAAAGTATACTACCGACCTTAGAGCTCTTACTCAGGCAAGGGGGGAATTTACATTGGAGTTTAAAAACTTTGAGGAACTGCCTGAAAAAATCAGTGAAAAAATAATTTTAGAGAATAAAGAATAA
- a CDS encoding SH3 domain-containing protein, whose protein sequence is MKKIYILLIITAYLYGCTARETAIPVKLKIIENREAVSSVPVNLKAVPLYEKNIEYTGELPLVDYLFTDTTVNIRGKPSTNGKILGRTKIHEKIEVLGTVRGERIQNNRLWYKVRYKNYTGYLHSSVIVKREFRFEEMAKRARNLDLFIMESKVNNRSIERVIQYNPGSSEAEGAPVDMYGNRGEQSIIGIYTNPAGKSSLRYLSDGRIVSVKERGPGEALVTIPDSMRTYKIESGKTQKIDLKDGINKIIVIDLDNQNQGIFLKKDDVWQLISYSLITSGKNNNRDSYETPKGYFLVGNTVRQVIFSYEKKVKKQDLNGEVVESITEKGIVKEYNKDHYEIVKKYSRANYGIRFSGGGYIHGIPLSDDTVKVLGNEKAVKERKERAIITLGTYKRSHKCVRSPEEHESFLYHDFVGYDPKYEGKWWRLPKGNVAVIVF, encoded by the coding sequence ATGAAAAAGATATACATATTATTAATTATAACAGCATATCTCTATGGTTGTACCGCCAGAGAGACGGCGATTCCGGTAAAATTAAAAATAATAGAAAATAGAGAGGCAGTGAGCAGCGTACCTGTAAATTTAAAAGCAGTGCCCTTATACGAGAAAAATATTGAATATACCGGTGAGCTGCCACTGGTAGATTATTTATTTACCGATACTACAGTTAATATAAGAGGCAAACCATCGACAAATGGAAAGATCCTGGGTAGGACAAAGATCCACGAAAAAATAGAGGTCTTGGGCACGGTAAGAGGAGAAAGGATTCAAAATAATAGGTTGTGGTATAAGGTCAGATATAAAAACTACACAGGATATCTCCATTCCTCTGTAATAGTAAAAAGAGAATTTAGATTCGAGGAGATGGCAAAGAGAGCAAGGAATTTGGACCTTTTTATTATGGAATCCAAGGTAAATAACCGGAGTATTGAAAGGGTCATCCAGTACAATCCCGGTTCCAGTGAAGCTGAGGGTGCTCCTGTAGATATGTATGGAAATAGGGGAGAGCAGAGTATTATAGGGATTTATACAAATCCAGCTGGTAAAAGTTCTTTGAGATATCTTTCGGATGGAAGGATAGTTTCGGTAAAAGAAAGAGGTCCGGGGGAAGCACTTGTAACGATTCCAGATTCAATGAGGACATATAAGATAGAAAGCGGTAAAACTCAAAAAATTGATCTAAAGGATGGGATAAACAAAATTATAGTAATTGATCTGGATAATCAGAATCAGGGTATATTTTTGAAAAAAGATGATGTATGGCAGCTGATTTCCTATTCATTGATTACCAGTGGTAAAAACAACAACCGTGATTCCTACGAAACTCCAAAAGGTTATTTTTTGGTTGGGAATACGGTGAGGCAGGTTATTTTTTCCTATGAAAAAAAAGTAAAAAAACAGGATCTAAATGGCGAAGTTGTTGAAAGTATCACAGAAAAAGGAATTGTTAAAGAATATAATAAGGATCATTATGAGATAGTGAAAAAATATTCTAGAGCCAATTATGGAATAAGATTTAGTGGAGGCGGGTATATTCATGGAATCCCGTTAAGTGATGATACGGTGAAGGTTTTAGGAAATGAAAAAGCCGTAAAAGAAAGAAAGGAAAGAGCAATAATTACATTGGGAACATATAAAAGGTCTCATAAATGTGTCAGAAGCCCGGAGGAACACGAAAGTTTTCTATACCATGATTTTGTAGGGTATGACCCAAAATATGAAGGGAAGTGGTGGAGGCTTCCCAAGGGAAATGTAGCGGTTATTGTATTTTAA
- a CDS encoding site-specific integrase has product MSVYKDKLRNSWYVEVRYKSYNNEQKKKKKRGFKTKKDAKEWEIKFLSQEKETSSMLDFRQLAEIYLEDIQVRVKASTFARKKRVFSGKLVPYFKDKLIQDITPTAIKKWQNHELKNEYTKSYFKTLQKELSAIFNYAVKFYGVKENPVKVTGGVQESPLLRDKKDINIITPEIYKRFIREIKTFDNSEISLIFSLLYYSGCRIGEVLALNTKDLNFDDGSININKTYSKIDKKGYITTPKTKSSIRVIKVPDFLMDDLKWYIDTLYDKEVKRIFQVSRTNLHRRKNLTIKKLKLKQFSLHDFRHSHASILFQSGVNIVKISKRLGHESIKMTLDTYSHLVDTDENKVLEVLNKLNDI; this is encoded by the coding sequence ATGAGTGTATATAAAGATAAGCTAAGGAACAGTTGGTATGTAGAAGTAAGGTATAAAAGCTATAATAACGAACAGAAAAAAAAGAAAAAAAGAGGCTTTAAAACAAAAAAGGATGCAAAGGAGTGGGAAATTAAATTTCTTTCTCAAGAAAAAGAAACCAGCTCAATGTTAGATTTTAGACAACTAGCAGAAATTTATTTAGAAGATATACAAGTAAGGGTAAAAGCTAGTACATTTGCAAGGAAAAAAAGAGTATTTAGCGGAAAGCTTGTACCATATTTCAAAGATAAATTAATTCAAGATATTACACCGACAGCTATAAAAAAATGGCAAAACCATGAATTAAAAAATGAATATACAAAAAGTTACTTTAAAACTTTACAAAAAGAATTGAGTGCAATATTTAATTATGCAGTTAAATTTTATGGAGTGAAAGAAAACCCTGTCAAAGTAACTGGAGGAGTTCAAGAATCGCCTTTATTAAGAGATAAGAAAGATATTAATATAATTACTCCTGAAATATATAAAAGGTTTATAAGGGAGATTAAAACATTTGACAATAGTGAAATTTCACTTATATTTTCTTTACTGTATTATTCTGGTTGTCGAATAGGAGAAGTATTAGCTCTAAATACAAAAGATCTAAACTTTGATGATGGTAGTATAAATATAAATAAAACTTATTCTAAAATTGATAAAAAAGGATATATCACAACACCAAAAACTAAATCATCGATTAGAGTTATAAAAGTTCCAGATTTTTTGATGGATGATTTAAAGTGGTATATAGATACTCTATATGATAAGGAAGTAAAAAGAATTTTTCAAGTTAGTAGAACGAACTTACATAGACGTAAAAATCTAACAATAAAAAAATTGAAACTAAAACAATTCAGCCTACATGATTTTAGGCATAGTCACGCTTCAATACTTTTTCAAAGCGGAGTAAACATTGTTAAAATTTCAAAAAGATTAGGTCATGAAAGCATAAAGATGACCTTAGATACATATTCACATTTAGTAGATACTGATGAAAATAAGGTGTTAGAAGTTTTAAATAAATTAAACGATATTTAA
- a CDS encoding transcriptional regulator, with protein MKDFYRKGDLMKILDISENTAYKIIRELNGELKEQGYKTICGRLHKKYFDRRYRIN; from the coding sequence ATGAAGGATTTCTATAGAAAAGGAGATTTAATGAAAATTTTAGATATATCAGAAAATACAGCATATAAAATAATAAGAGAATTAAATGGAGAGCTAAAAGAACAAGGGTATAAAACTATATGTGGTAGGTTACATAAAAAATACTTTGATAGACGTTATAGGATTAATTAG
- a CDS encoding autotransporter outer membrane beta-barrel domain-containing protein gives MALIAISNLANAQLNENQNEFIKVNQNNLLNGQEEFQENKILVFGNFNSYNKNSRHSMTAEKESDRAAKDNYRMSYYPALAKQTFEIMSDSNQVIFNNVIDNVKYREVNEIIAIAGVNGTRLESDSGSTSGYDTDLHSVYLGVEKQLSNNNRVGGIITIGKNDTEFTDIEDGSREDYYYQGNLYYIYENYERLKFVSMFFGGVTDTSLERTQIFDDLNETMADDINNYYLGVNNELSKKYYYDQNYIKPKFEINFAYMMQNDISESGGQGLEIDGVNSISIETGIGLALGRDFYLENRSKINLEGSVAGYVELGDPYKDLNSTINALKTDKVKIDGYNNDSFYGDISVGGSYETDDLLTIYTKVEYRIGDNLEEFVGNIGLNYLF, from the coding sequence ATGGCACTAATAGCAATATCAAACTTAGCTAATGCACAATTAAATGAAAATCAAAATGAATTCATTAAAGTAAATCAAAATAATTTATTAAATGGTCAAGAGGAATTTCAAGAAAATAAAATATTAGTATTTGGAAATTTCAATTCTTATAATAAAAATAGCAGACATTCTATGACAGCAGAAAAAGAATCAGATAGAGCTGCTAAAGATAATTATAGAATGTCCTACTATCCAGCATTAGCTAAGCAGACTTTCGAAATAATGAGCGATAGTAATCAAGTGATATTTAATAATGTTATAGATAATGTGAAGTATAGAGAAGTCAATGAAATCATAGCAATAGCAGGAGTTAATGGAACAAGGTTAGAGAGCGATTCGGGTAGTACCTCAGGATATGATACTGATCTACACAGTGTTTATTTAGGTGTAGAAAAACAATTAAGTAATAATAATCGTGTTGGTGGGATCATTACTATCGGTAAAAATGATACAGAATTTACAGATATTGAGGATGGGTCTAGAGAAGATTACTACTATCAAGGGAATTTATATTATATATATGAAAATTATGAAAGATTAAAGTTTGTATCAATGTTTTTTGGAGGAGTTACAGACACATCATTAGAAAGAACCCAGATATTTGATGATTTAAATGAAACTATGGCAGATGATATTAATAACTATTACTTAGGAGTAAATAATGAGTTAAGTAAAAAATACTATTATGATCAAAATTATATAAAACCTAAATTTGAGATTAACTTTGCATATATGATGCAAAATGATATTTCAGAATCGGGAGGTCAAGGTTTAGAGATTGATGGTGTAAATTCTATATCTATAGAAACGGGAATAGGTTTAGCATTAGGAAGAGATTTCTATTTAGAAAATAGAAGTAAAATTAACCTCGAAGGAAGTGTAGCAGGATATGTGGAACTAGGAGACCCATATAAAGATTTAAATTCAACCATTAATGCTTTAAAGACAGACAAAGTTAAGATAGATGGATATAATAACGATAGTTTCTATGGAGATATCTCAGTAGGAGGAAGTTATGAAACAGATGATTTATTAACTATATATACAAAGGTAGAATATAGAATAGGGGATAATTTAGAAGAGTTTGTAGGAAACATTGGGTTAAACTACTTGTTTTAA
- a CDS encoding S26 family signal peptidase has product MKFFISFILGVVLLSRFFTYNISDSMPKGFYYLSVKTESIKKGDVVVIPIDRLNKEMQDMIFDRGYLPKFTKYLIKEVKGTHEDDIFLEVNELHISGEKFKIRKYDILKRSLPVLNNEDFILKKDEFITLGIKENSFDSRYFGKIKKNQVKYIAKKIN; this is encoded by the coding sequence ATGAAGTTTTTTATTTCATTTATCTTAGGAGTAGTTTTGTTATCTAGATTTTTTACGTATAACATTAGCGATTCTATGCCAAAAGGTTTTTATTATCTTTCAGTAAAGACTGAGAGCATCAAAAAAGGAGATGTAGTAGTTATACCAATTGATAGACTTAATAAAGAAATGCAAGATATGATATTTGATAGAGGTTATCTACCTAAATTTACAAAATATCTTATTAAAGAGGTTAAAGGAACTCATGAAGATGATATTTTCCTAGAAGTAAATGAGCTTCATATATCAGGAGAAAAATTTAAGATAAGAAAATATGATATTTTAAAAAGATCTCTTCCGGTTTTAAATAATGAGGATTTTATTTTGAAAAAAGATGAGTTCATAACTCTGGGAATCAAAGAAAATTCTTTTGATTCTAGGTATTTTGGGAAGATTAAAAAGAATCAAGTTAAATATATAGCTAAAAAAATAAATTGA
- a CDS encoding type IV secretion system protein: MGNLTELMELFERKLLVIPDNLKPYAMGILATLITIDLGLLAFQLGDIDIIKTLCKKTFKYGMITYFITEYSSLVNVVIESFIKIGEVALGGKSGIEFFRSPSKTIDIGINLTGDILDKVGGMGITKLGDIVISYFYIVIILIIVFFMALSIFIAWMEFYAIVGIGIIFLPFAVLNKTAFLAEKVFSLVLNLSIKLMVLSLILNLSVDFLTPFTTEAALLDAHQDSIYKVSSLGTLMFLMVKCPSLVASLLSGSPNLSGNDAASMGMSAGKSIVSNTREGVQKVGNLKEGLKGNASSRTSMSNLAGRGANLVGKGGMGLGKAGVSLGKKFAGKK; this comes from the coding sequence ATGGGGAATTTAACAGAATTAATGGAACTATTTGAAAGAAAGTTATTAGTTATTCCAGATAATTTAAAACCTTATGCAATGGGAATTTTAGCTACTTTAATTACAATAGATCTAGGGTTATTAGCTTTTCAACTAGGTGATATAGATATCATAAAGACACTATGTAAAAAAACCTTTAAATACGGGATGATCACATATTTTATCACTGAATATTCTAGTTTAGTAAATGTTGTTATTGAGTCGTTTATTAAAATAGGGGAAGTTGCTTTAGGTGGAAAATCGGGTATTGAATTTTTTAGAAGTCCTTCTAAAACAATTGATATAGGAATAAATCTGACTGGGGATATACTAGACAAAGTTGGAGGAATGGGAATAACAAAATTAGGAGATATAGTGATCAGTTATTTTTATATAGTAATTATTTTAATTATTGTATTTTTTATGGCTCTCTCGATATTCATAGCATGGATGGAATTTTATGCAATAGTGGGAATAGGAATTATTTTCTTGCCCTTTGCAGTATTAAACAAAACAGCATTTTTAGCAGAAAAGGTGTTCTCTTTAGTATTAAATTTATCCATAAAATTAATGGTTTTATCACTGATTTTAAATTTATCGGTTGATTTTTTAACCCCTTTCACTACAGAAGCAGCACTGCTTGATGCACATCAAGATAGCATCTATAAAGTTTCATCTTTAGGAACGTTAATGTTTTTAATGGTTAAATGTCCTAGTCTTGTTGCTAGTTTATTATCTGGTTCTCCTAATCTAAGTGGAAATGATGCTGCTTCAATGGGAATGTCTGCTGGGAAATCCATTGTCAGTAATACTAGAGAGGGAGTACAAAAAGTTGGGAATTTAAAAGAAGGATTAAAAGGAAATGCTTCTTCTAGAACATCTATGTCAAATTTAGCAGGTAGAGGAGCTAATCTTGTTGGAAAGGGTGGAATGGGATTAGGAAAAGCAGGAGTCAGCTTAGGTAAAAAATTTGCAGGTAAAAAATAA